A window from Neoarius graeffei isolate fNeoGra1 chromosome 14, fNeoGra1.pri, whole genome shotgun sequence encodes these proteins:
- the LOC132897518 gene encoding uncharacterized protein LOC132897518 isoform X1, with product MRHSGRNLRVCKGDVGGYTVTFQLNANGQAHGMGTHSASQRGRPRYNIPAAQLIHVRDLGFSWMAISRMLSVNIRTLYNHRTQLGLVDYGSFTDITNVDLDRLIAEILRQTPGSGETYVTGSLRGRGIKVQCLRVRERLRTVDPVGRALRGWRAIQQRIYNVSAPNQVWHIDTNHKLNPWGFVYHGAVDGYSRCITFLRCCTDNRASTALHLFQGAVDVFGLPHHVRGDAGSENIDVAWFMIQNRGTNRGSFMVGRSMHNQRIERLWAEVNRVVSGCYKDLFLFMENSGLLDSTDPLHITALHHVYHPRINRSVDEFVNQWNNHSLRTMESRSPLQLWTIGMLQLPQHQRPLNHVPVQPPYDHQWNVELKG from the exons ATGCGTCATTCTGGAAGGAATTTACGAGTCTGTAAGGgagatgttggtggatatactgtAACATTCCAGCTGAACGCTAATGGACAAGCGCATGGCATGGGCACACATTCTGCATCTCAGAGAGGAAGGCCAAG GTACAACATACCAGCTGCTCAGCTGATTCACGTGCGGGACCTAGGATTTAGCTGGATGGCCATATCTCGGATGCTGTCTGTAAACATCCGAACACTGTACAACCACAGGACACAACTTGGTCTGGTGGACTATGGGAGTTTCACTGACATTACAAATGTTGATCTAGATCGACTTATTGCTGAGATTCTCAGACAAACCCCCGGTTCTGGAGAGACCTATGTCACTGGTAGTTTGAGAGGAAGAGGAATCAAAGTTCAGTGTTTGCGGGTACGAGAGCGTTTAAGAACAGTAGATCCAGTGGGGCGAGCCTTGAGAGGATGGAGGGCAATTCAACAGAGGATCTACAATGTCTCTGCCCCAAATCAAGTGTG GCATATTGACACAAACCACAAGTTAAATCCATGGGGATTTGTGTATCACGGAGCAGTTGATGGCTACAGTCGCTGCATTACCTTCCTGAGATGTTGTACAGACAACCGAGCATCGACTGCCTTGCATCTTTTCCAGGGTGCTGTTGATGTATTTGGACTGCCACATCATGTCAGGGGAGATGCTGGTAGCGAGAACATTGATGTTGCATGGTTCATGATTCAGAATCGAGGAACAAACAGAGGAAGTTTCATGGTTGGACGTAGCATGCATAATCAAAGAATCGAAAGATTGTGGGCAGAAGTAAACAGGGTTGTGTCAGGATGCTATAAAGACCTTTTCCTCTTTATGGAAAATTCCGGACTTTTAGACAGCACTGACCCTCTTCACATTACAGCTCTTCACCATGTTTATCATCCTAGAATAAACAGATCTGTGGATGAGTTTGTGAACCAGTGGAATAACCACAGCTTGAGAACAATGGAGAGTCGGTCCCCACTGCAACTGTGGACAATTGGAATGCTCCAACTTCCTCAGCATCAAAGGCCACTCAATCATGTGCCTGTGCAACCCCCTTATGATCACCAGTGGAACGTggagttaaagggatag
- the LOC132898096 gene encoding zinc finger MYM-type protein 1-like codes for MAKFDPIMKDHLNRIERGASHNSYLESHVQNEIIGLLSDNIMSAIVADIRKAKFFSIILDCTPDISHIEQLSVVIRVVLMGTPQIMEHFLGFLEAEESTGQHLASMVLNRLEELGIPFQDCRGQSYDNGANMRGKSKGVQARLLEKNPRALFVPCGAHTLNLVLCDAAKGSTDAMSYFGVLQKLYTLFSGSTQRWAELKKHVTITLKMWADTWWESKIKSVEPMQYQGAAVREALLELQNNTKDPVIRAEAQSLSEEVGSYRFSICTVVWYDILSTTQHVSKLMQSPNMQVDLAVSLLKKAEQSLQSYRASGFVAAQIAAKDICEAMNVEAVLKQKRLRTTKRHFSYESHDEPFSDVLKKLEVGFFKCGCGCSPGSH; via the coding sequence ATGGCAAAGTTTGACCCTATAATGAAAGACCACCTGAACCGCATTGAGAGAGGAGCAAGCCACAACAGCTACCTAGAAAGCCATGTCCAGAACGAGATTATTGGTTTGCTAAGTGACAACATTATGTCTGCCATCGTGGCAGACATCAGAAAAGCCAAATTTTTCTCCATCATTTTGGACTGCACACCAGACATCAGCCACATCGAACAGTTATCGGTGGTGATTAGGGTGGTGCTGATGGGCACACCACAGATTATGGAGCACTTTCTTGGATTTTTGGAGGCAGAGGAGTCCACAGGGCAGCACTTGGCATCAATGGTCCTCAACAGACTCGAAGAACTGGGCATACCTTTTCAAGATTGCAGAGGACAGTCATATGACAATGGGGCCAACATGAGGGGCAAATCAAAGGGAGTACAAGCCAGGCTCCTAGAGAAGAACCCCAGGGCTCTTTTTGTGCCATGTGGGGCACACACATTGAATTTGGTGTTGTGCGATGCTGCGAAGGGCTCTACTGATGCCATGAGCTACTTCGGTGTCCTGCAGAAGCTGTATACTCTGTTCTCAGGCTCAACTCAAAGGTGGGCGGAACTGAAAAAACATGTCACAATCACCTTGAAGATGTGGGCAGACACGTGGTGGGAGAGCAAAATAAAGAGTGTTGAGCCCATGCAATATCAGGGAGCTGCTGTGAGAGAGGCTTTGTTGGAGCTGCAGAACAACACCAAAGACCCTGTTATAAGGGCAGAGGCTCAATCATTGTCTGAGGAGGTGGGGTCATACAGATTCAGCATCTGCACTGTTGTCTGGTATGACATACTGTCCACAACGCAGCATGTCAGCAAACTGATGCAGTCTCCCAACATGCAGGTGGACCTGGCTGTCAGTCTTTTGAAGAAGGCAGAGCAAAGTCTCCAGAGCTACAGGGCAAGTGGCTTCGTGGCAGCACAGATTGCAGCCAAAGACATTTGTGAAGCAATGAATGTGGAGGCTGTTttgaaacaaaagagactgaGGACCACAAAGCGGCACTTCTCATATGAATCTCATGATGAACCCTTCAGTGACGTATTGAAGAAGCTGGAGGTTGGCTTTTTCAAATGTGGTTGTGGATGCAGCCCTGGCAGCCATTAA